Proteins from a genomic interval of Bos mutus isolate GX-2022 chromosome 15, NWIPB_WYAK_1.1, whole genome shotgun sequence:
- the COA4 gene encoding cytochrome c oxidase assembly factor 4 homolog, mitochondrial: MSAQGHAWSRQVKKEDEEEDPLDQLISRSGCAASHYAVQECMAQHQDWRQCQPQVQAFRDCMSEQQARRREELQRRKEQSSTHR; the protein is encoded by the coding sequence ATGTCAGCTCAAGGCCATGCCTGGTCCCGACAGGTAAAGAAGGAGGATGAAGAAGAGGACCCGCTGGACCAGCTCATCTCCCGCTCAGGCTGTGCTGCTTCCCACTATGCAGTGCAGGAGTGCATGGCCCAGCACCAGGACTGGAGGCAGTGCCAGCCACAGGTGCAGGCCTTCCGGGACTGCATGAGTGAACAGCAGGCAAGGCGACGGGAGGAACTGCAGAGGCGGAAAGAGCAAAGCAGCACCCACCGCTGA